The DNA sequence GAAACTGAATTCTGATGAGCTTGCCTCGATAAATGAAGAGTCTTTTTCTTTAAAATTGGATACAGGTAAAATTCCTCCCGTTGACCTGCTTATAAGGACGGGCGGGGAAAAGCGCTTAAGTAATTTTTTGCTTTGGCAAAGTGCCTATGCGGAACTTTATTTTACAGATACCTTGTGGCCGGATTGGACTGTAGAAGATTTATATGAAGCAATAGAAGATTATAAAAAACGAAACAGGCGTTACGGAAACGCCTAATGTAATCAACAACCCCGACGCAGAGCATTGGGGTACAGTGCTCAATGTTTTGCACTGTATGTTCTAATAAGGTAGGTGCAGTCGGCTTTAATACCCTTTGTTACGACGCAGAGCGTACGTTGCACAGCAACAGGGGATTAAAGCCTCCGCACGAATAAAGGGAGAAATAAAATGAAAATTAAAAAAATTATTGAAAGGCTGATTATATTTTTTGTAGGTGCACCTTTAGTTTTAGCTTCAATTTATTTATTACCTCATTATAATTTTTTGGTTTATCATATTGAATTGTTTATTTCAGCCCTTATTGCAAATTATGAGATATATAATATTTTGTCCCAAAGGTCTCCGGCCTATCCTAAAAAGATACTTGCTTTTTTCGGTACAATTTTAGTTCTTGCTTCATACCTAATGGGCTTGCATTCCGTACCGTTTCAATATATTTTTATTGTATTCGGCTGTGTAATAGTCGGAATGCTCTTTATGGAAATTATATTTTCATTCTCGGGAAATTTTACCAATAGTATTGCCCGTCTCACAACCGGTGTGTTTATGCTGATTTATCCTTGGGGCTTGGCAGTTTATTTATCTGCAATTGCAAGCCTTCCAAATGCAGGGGCTCTTATCATCATGTTCTGTCTTATGACCTTCGGCTGCGATTCCTTTGCGTGGTTTTTCGGAATGCTTTTCGGAAAAAACAATAGAGGCTTTATTAAGGCAAGCCCAAAAAAAAGTATTGCAGGTTTTATAGGCGGTTTCATAGGTTCTGCAACAGCTGCTGTAGGTTCCTTTTATTTTTTTAATAAACAATTTAACGGAAAATTAAAAGAGCTTATAATCATAGCTCTTTTTACGGCCCTCTTTGCCATTATCGGCGACATAATAGAATCTATTTTGAAGCGTTCTGCAGATGTAAAGGATTCAGGAAAGGTGATTTTAGGGCGGGGCGGTATTCTTGACAGCATTGATTCCCTGCTCATCGCTGCTCCAGTATTCTACACCCTTTGTCTGTTTTTATTAGGCGGCTTTTAATGGAAAAAAAAAGGGTTATCGTTCTCGGTGCCGGAGGCTCAATCGGAAAAAGCAGTCTGGAAATAATAAGGAGATTTTCCGATAGGTTTGTTCTTGCCGGTTTTTCGGTTCATTCAAATTCGGATTTTGCAAAAACTCTTCTAGCCGAATTTACCGATGCGCAATTTGTTTCTACAAAAAAAAAGGATTCCAATCTAAAACACGAAATAGATGCGGAAGCTGTAAGACAGTTGATTGAAAAATCAAAGGCCGATATAGTCATTAACGGTATAGCGGGTTCGGCAGGCTTAAAGGCTTCGGTCGAAGTTATAAAAAGCGGTTTGGATTTGGCTCTTGCAAATAAAGAAACTATAGTAGAGGCCTGGGAGCTGATTTTTCAAGATGCCGAAAAGTCGGGAAGCACAATAATTCCCGTCGATTCGGAACACGCTGCAATTTTTCAGCTTATAAATGCCCACAAAAAAGAAAACATCGAAAAGATTATAATTACCGCCTCAGGCGGCCCCTTTTTAAATACGCCGAGAGAAAAGCTTAGCACAATGAAGCTTGAAGATGCCTTAAAGCATCCGACATGGAAGATGGGCGGAAAGATTACGATAGATTCGGCTTCTCTTGCAAACAAGGCCTTGGAAGTGATTGAGGCTGTAAAGCTATTTTCTTTTCCGCCCGAAAAAATCGAAGTTACGGTTCATCCTCAAAGTATAATCCATTCGATGGTACAGTGTAAAAACGGAGAGATATTTGCTCAAGCTTCTCCTCCCGATATGAAAAATCCTATTTTAAATGCCTTAAGTTTTCCGGAGGTGCCTGAAAGCTTTTTAAGGCCCTTGGATTTTTCTCAAATTATAAACTTGGAATTTATGCCTCCCAGAACCGATGATTTTCCTATGCTGGCTTTGGGTTTTGAGGCGGCTGGAAAAGGAGGCGCCTATCCTATAGCCTTTAATGTTGCAAATGAGGAAGCCGTTGATGCCTTTATCAAAGGGAAAATAGGCTTTACGGATTTAGCCGATATTACGCAAGAAGTTTTAAATTCAGATTGGACTATGAAACCTTCTTCTTATGAAGAAGTTTATGACTATGAAAACAGAGCAAGAGCGGTCGCTTTGGCAAGGATACTTGACAGGCAAGGATACTTGACTGAGTAAACGGCTTGCAATAAAAGTAAAACGGAATAATTTATGGTTAAGATTTTAATAGGTTTGATTATATTGAGTATCATGGTCTTTATCCATGAGCTTGGACATTTTATTGCCGCAAAACTCTGCGGTGTTGTAGTTGAAAGTTTTTCGATAGGCTGGGGCCCTGTTCTTTTTAAAAAAAAGAAAGGAGACACGGAATATAGAATTTCTGCAATTCCCATGGGCGGTTATTGCGGCATGAAGGGAGAAAAAGCCTTTCAGCAGGCAATCGAAGAAAAGCTCCCTGCGATTCCTAAAAAAGAGGGAGAGCTTTATGGAGTGCATCCTTTTAAGCGGATTATAATTGCCTTTGCCGGCCCTTTTGCAAACTATATAAGTGCGGTTCTGGCTCTGGCTATTGTAAGTGCTATCGGTTCAAGCTATTATACAAGCTCGAATAAGATAGCTCCCGTTTACTATTATAACGAAGCCGATGATTCTCCTGCCCGCGAGGCTGATTTAAGGATGGGGGATGTAATTTTAAGCATTAACGGCGAAAAGACTGAAACATTTGCCGACATAGTGCGCCTCATTGTGCCTGAAGCAAAGGAAGAGGTTACGCTGGAAATAGAAAGAGATGGGCAGATCCTCACAAAAAAACTTAGGCCCAAGCTCGATCCAAAAACCGGTGCAGGCATAATAGGTTTTTATTCTTTTATTCCCCTTGAAATTGACGGTGTAAAGCCTTCTTCATCTGCCGAACTTGCAGGGCTTAAAAAAGGCGACCTTATTACGGAAGTGAACGGAATTGAAGTCGCCAATACGATAGACTTAAACCGTGCCCTAGGCGGTATAAGCGAAAAGACTGCCGAATTAGGCATTTTAAGGGACGGAAACAAGATTACAAAAACCGTAAACCTTATCAGAACCGAAAACGGAATAGACCTTGGGCTAAATATTAAAAACATCAAGGTGGAGATTCCCGGAACGGGCTTTTTTAAAAGCATAGTGAACGGCTTTGTCTTAACTCACAAGGCCTTTGTTTTGACATTTAAAAGTTTAGGCCTTTTGTTTAAGGGAGTTGATTTTAGGCAAGCCGTTTCGGGCCCTGTACGCATTACCCATATGTTGGGCGATGTTGCCGCCCAAGGTTTTAAGGCCGGCTTTTTAATCGGGCTTTCGGATATCTTAAACTTTGTAAGCATAATTTCTATTTCTCTTTTTATAATGAATTTACTGCCGATTCCGATTTTGGACGGAGGCTTAATTCTTTTTGCCTTTATCGAATTTATTTTTAGAAGACAAATTCATCCGAAGGTGTTGTACTATGTTCAGTTTATCGGCATAGCCTTTATCGGCGTAGTTTTTCTCTTTGCCCTCTGGGGAGACATAGGATATTTTTTAGGAAGGTAAGTTTTTAAATATGAAAAAGATTTTCATTATGCTTATGATTTTTGCTTTGAGTATTTTTTTATTTTCTTGCAATGTAAAAAATGATGAAAAGATTGTTTCGGGTATTTTTGAAGGAAAGGCCGAAGGCTTAATGGGAAATATAAGCGTAAGGGTTGTGATAGAAAAAAGTAAAATTAAAAATATAGATATCTTAGAGTATGCCGATACGCCCGGCTACAGTGATACCGTTTTTGAATACCTACCTAAGAGGGTTGTCGAGAAAGGTTCTACAGATGTGGACATTGTGGCCGGTGCTACCTTAACGAGTAAGGCTTTTTTAGAGGCGGTAAATGACGCCTTAAAAAAAGCCGGCCGCTAGCTATGCCGAAAAAGAATAAGCCTTGTTAAGTAGGGGGCTATTGTACTACAATATTTACGAGCTTATCGGGCACTGTAATTATCTTTTTAATCTCTTTGCCTTCAATGTTGCGGACAGCACCCTCATTCGATAAAGCAAGGCGTTCCAGTTCCTCTTTAGAGGTTCCTGCCTCTGCCTCAAACTTACCTCGGAGTTTTCCGTTTACCTGTACCACCACCGTGCAGGTTTGGTCAACGCAGAATTTTTCGACAAACATCGGCCAGTGAGAATAGGCTATCGATTCGTCATTACCCATCTTTTGCCAAAGCTCTTCGGCCAAGTGAGGAGCGTAGGGGTTTAAAAGTTTTACAAAATTATACCAAACATAGTGGGGTATTTTTTTGTGCTTTGAAACCTCGTTTATAAAAATCATCATCTGGCTTATGGCAGTGTTAAAGTTAAGAGAGGCTGTGTCCTCGGTTACCTTTCTAATCGTCTTATTTAAAAGAGCTGTCAATGTCTTGGTTTCAGGGGTCGAGGTATCGTTGACGGGAGTTTTATATATTTCTCTGTCGGACAGATTCCAGATTTTTTCTAAAAATCTGAACACTCCCATGATGCCGCTTGTGTTCCAAGGTTTTGAAACCTCTAAGGGGCCTAAGAACATTTCGTAGAGGCGCAGGGTGTCTGCCCCGTATTCTTTTATGATGTCGTCGGGATTGATAACATTCTTTAAGCTCTTGGACATCTTGGCTATTACCTGTTCAAGTTTTTCTCCGGTTTCAATATCTTCAAATTCGGTTTCAGATATTTTTTTAACCTTATCGACCGGAACAAGGCTTTTGTTTTTTCTCATATAGGCAAAGGAGGTTATCATTCCCTGATTTACAAGCCGTGTAAAGGGCTCTTTTGTAGAGACTAGCCCAAGGTCATACAAAACCTTGTGCCAAAACCTTGCATACAATAAATGGAGAACTGCATGTTCGGTTCCTCCAACATAGAGGTCTACAGGCATCCAGTAATCGCATTTTTCTTTGTCGGCAAAGGCTTCGTTGTTATGAGGGTCTATAAAGCGGAGATAGTACCAGCAAGAGCCTGCCCACTGAGGCATTGTATTGGTTTCCCGTTTTGCTTCCTTTCCGCATTTTGGGCATTTTGTATTTACCCAAGAGTCAATAGCCGCCAAGGGGCTTTCGCCCGTACCTGCGGGAGTATAGCTTTCTACTTGGGGCAGGGTTAAGGGTAGAGCATGTTCGTCTAGGGGAACTATGCCGCAAGAGGGGCAGTGTACCAAGGGTATGGGCTCGCCCCAATAGCGCTGACGGCTGAAAATCCAGTCACGGAGTTTGTAGTTTACGGCTCTTTTTGCAAGGCCTAAGTTTTCAAGATATTCCGTGATCTTTGTCTTTGCTTCTTCCGTTTTTAGACCGTCAAACTGTTTTGAGTTTACCGAATAGCCGTCCTCGGTTGTACAAGCCTTAGGTTCAGCCGAAAAGTCTCTTTTTCCGCTTTCCCATTCTTCCGCACCGGCTACAACCTTTATTTTAGGCAGATTGAATTGGGCAGCAAACTCAAAGTCTCTTTCATCATGGGCGGGTACTGCCATAATTGCTCCCGTGCCGTAGGAGATTAAAATATAGTCCGAAATCCAGACGGGGATTTTTTGTTCCGTCAATGGATTGATTGCATAGGCTCCCGTAAAAACGCCGGTCTTGTTTTTTGCGAGGTCTGTTCTTTCGAGGTCGCTTTTTTTTGCGGCCTCTTCGATATAAGCGGCAACAGCTTTTTCTTGGCTGCTTGTAGTTATGCTTTTTACGAGCTCGTGTTCCGGGGCCAAGACCATGTAGGTTGCTCCGAAGATCGTGTCGGGGCGGGTTGTATAAACCTTGATTTTTTGCCCAGTTTCTTTTCCGTCCTTATCTACGAGGGCAAAGTCTACCTCGGCTCCCGTACTCTTGCCTATCCAATTTTTTTGCATAATTTTAATGGATTCGGGCCAGTCGAGTTCGTCCAAATCTTCTAAGAGGCGTTCGGCATATTCGGTTATCTTTAAAATCCATTGCCTTAAGTTTTTGCGTTGAATTTGAGCTCCGCATCTTTCGCATTTTCCGTCCTTTACTTCTTCATTGGCAAGGCCCGTTAAGCAGGAAGGGCACCAGTTGATGGGGGCTTCTTTTTCGTAGGCTAATCCCTTTTTAAATAATTGGAGGAAGATCCACTGGGTCCATTTATAATAGGATTCTTCGCTTGTGGAGATTTCCCTATCCCAATCATAGCTTAAGCCGATGGACTTTATCTGCTTTCTAAAGGTTTCCATATTTTTTCGGGTGGTGATAAGGGGGTGAACGCCCGTCTTTATTGCATAGTTTTCTGCAGGCAGTCCGAAAGAATCAAAGCCCATCGGATGGAGTACATTGTATCCGCTCATGCGTAAAAACCGGCTGTAAATATCCGTTGCAGTATAGCCTTCAGGGTGCCCTACATGGAGGCCGTCTCCCGAAGGATAGGGAAACATATCCAAAATATAGAGTCTCTTATCCTTAGGATAATTTTTATCTTCAACTGTTTTAAAGGTTTTGTTTTCTTCCCAATACTTTTGCCATTTGGGTTCTATCGTGCTAAAAGGATAAGCCATATTTTACTCCAAGAAAATTGATGAATCTATCAAAATTGACGGAAAGTATTTTATAGAAAAGAGGAGAAAAATGCAAGTGCCGATGAAAAATGTACTTTTGAGAAATTCTTTTCAAAATTTTACTATTTATTCAACTTATAACCCTATAATTATATGAAGGCAGCAGGAATAATTTGCTGTTTTAAGGAGAAAAGCTATGTCAAATGAAAAAACTATTTTAAACCCCAAGACCGATTGGGTTTTTAAGCTGATGTTTTCCAAAGGTGAAGAAGGAAACAAGGCTCTTATAAGTTTTCTAAATGCCTTTTTGGAAGATTCTTACGGTAAAATCAAAAAGGCCGAAATCATAAACACCGAGCTTATTCGCGATAGGCCTTCGGGAAAAACTTACCGCCTTGATTTTTTGATTAGAACCGACAACGGCCTTCTTGTAGACCTTGAAATGCAGCAGTTTTGGAAAACAAACTATCCTCGCAGAAGTCAAATGTACCTTATGCGTCTCGCTTCCCGTTTTTTAAAGACGGAACCCAAGGAAGGTGACTTTTTGTACGCTATAAGCCTTTCCGTTTTCGGCTGCGATGTTCCTAAAAACGCAGAGCTTGTAAAGATGCCTGAGAGCTCGATAATTCAATATCTTTATGTTGAATTAAACGAGCTAATAGTTTATACTATGAAAAAGAGATTGGAAGAGTATAGCTTAAAAGACTTTTGGATAAGGTTTTTGGCCAACTATGAAGAAGACAAAAAAAGCGGAATGTTGGAAGAATTGTGTAAATTAGAGGAGGGTATAAAAATGGCAGAAGCAACACTCTTTAGGGTAACTGATGAAGAGAGGCGAATGGCAATAGAACTCTCTGACGAAAAATACCGGATGTATGTGGAAGATGAACGCAGTGAAGCCAGGAGAGAGGGTTTAGCTGAGGGCAGGACTGCTGGTTTAGCTGAAGGACAAGAGAAAGGAAGAAGTATAGGATTAGCTGAGGGTTCACATCAAGCAAAAGTGGAAGTGGCAAAAAACTTACTTGATATAGGATTGTCTATAGAAAATATAACAAAGACAACCGGCTTAAACCGTGAGGAAATTGAAAAGATCAATTAAATAGGGAAGGAAGCAACGAATACTTATATGTCTGGTACTGTAACATACATATGAGAAAAAGTAAATAAAAACTTGAAAATTCGCTTATTCAATGGTAAAATTATAGTAACCTTGACTAAGATTTTCTTGGTCTTAAAAATAGGAGGAGCTAATGAATAAAAAGCTCGTATGGATGATTTTTATAGCATTCATCCTTGGTTTGGTTGTCGGTATCGTCCTTTGGCAAACAGGTGTCGATGTCGGCGGTTATGTAACTTGGGTATCTCCTTTTGGAAATATCCTTGTATCTATGTTAAAGATGATCGTTATTCCGGTTATCTTTTTGTCTCTCATTTCCGGTGCTGCATCTTTACCTACAAAGGAATTCGGTAAGATAGGTGTTAAGGTTATAATCTGGTATTTTGTTACTTCATTGTTTGCAGCGATTGTAGGATCCTTCCTTGCTCTTGCCTTTAATCCGGGATCGGGAACTTCTCATGCCGAATGGGCGAGCCTAATGAGTATGGGTTCAGCCGAGATTGCTCCGGCTTCCGCAGGCTCTCTTGCAGATGTATTTTTAGATATGTTCCAAAATCCCTTTAAAGCTCTTGCTCAAGGAAACTTCTTGGCTATCATTGTTTTTGCTATTGCATTCGGTATTGCTTTAAAAATAATTTCTGAGAAAAATGATGCAAAATTGCAGGAAGGGGCAAAATTATT is a window from the Treponema denticola genome containing:
- the leuS gene encoding leucine--tRNA ligase produces the protein MAYPFSTIEPKWQKYWEENKTFKTVEDKNYPKDKRLYILDMFPYPSGDGLHVGHPEGYTATDIYSRFLRMSGYNVLHPMGFDSFGLPAENYAIKTGVHPLITTRKNMETFRKQIKSIGLSYDWDREISTSEESYYKWTQWIFLQLFKKGLAYEKEAPINWCPSCLTGLANEEVKDGKCERCGAQIQRKNLRQWILKITEYAERLLEDLDELDWPESIKIMQKNWIGKSTGAEVDFALVDKDGKETGQKIKVYTTRPDTIFGATYMVLAPEHELVKSITTSSQEKAVAAYIEEAAKKSDLERTDLAKNKTGVFTGAYAINPLTEQKIPVWISDYILISYGTGAIMAVPAHDERDFEFAAQFNLPKIKVVAGAEEWESGKRDFSAEPKACTTEDGYSVNSKQFDGLKTEEAKTKITEYLENLGLAKRAVNYKLRDWIFSRQRYWGEPIPLVHCPSCGIVPLDEHALPLTLPQVESYTPAGTGESPLAAIDSWVNTKCPKCGKEAKRETNTMPQWAGSCWYYLRFIDPHNNEAFADKEKCDYWMPVDLYVGGTEHAVLHLLYARFWHKVLYDLGLVSTKEPFTRLVNQGMITSFAYMRKNKSLVPVDKVKKISETEFEDIETGEKLEQVIAKMSKSLKNVINPDDIIKEYGADTLRLYEMFLGPLEVSKPWNTSGIMGVFRFLEKIWNLSDREIYKTPVNDTSTPETKTLTALLNKTIRKVTEDTASLNFNTAISQMMIFINEVSKHKKIPHYVWYNFVKLLNPYAPHLAEELWQKMGNDESIAYSHWPMFVEKFCVDQTCTVVVQVNGKLRGKFEAEAGTSKEELERLALSNEGAVRNIEGKEIKKIITVPDKLVNIVVQ
- a CDS encoding FMN-binding protein encodes the protein MKKIFIMLMIFALSIFLFSCNVKNDEKIVSGIFEGKAEGLMGNISVRVVIEKSKIKNIDILEYADTPGYSDTVFEYLPKRVVEKGSTDVDIVAGATLTSKAFLEAVNDALKKAGR
- a CDS encoding phosphatidate cytidylyltransferase — protein: MKIKKIIERLIIFFVGAPLVLASIYLLPHYNFLVYHIELFISALIANYEIYNILSQRSPAYPKKILAFFGTILVLASYLMGLHSVPFQYIFIVFGCVIVGMLFMEIIFSFSGNFTNSIARLTTGVFMLIYPWGLAVYLSAIASLPNAGALIIMFCLMTFGCDSFAWFFGMLFGKNNRGFIKASPKKSIAGFIGGFIGSATAAVGSFYFFNKQFNGKLKELIIIALFTALFAIIGDIIESILKRSADVKDSGKVILGRGGILDSIDSLLIAAPVFYTLCLFLLGGF
- the dxr gene encoding 1-deoxy-D-xylulose-5-phosphate reductoisomerase; its protein translation is MEKKRVIVLGAGGSIGKSSLEIIRRFSDRFVLAGFSVHSNSDFAKTLLAEFTDAQFVSTKKKDSNLKHEIDAEAVRQLIEKSKADIVINGIAGSAGLKASVEVIKSGLDLALANKETIVEAWELIFQDAEKSGSTIIPVDSEHAAIFQLINAHKKENIEKIIITASGGPFLNTPREKLSTMKLEDALKHPTWKMGGKITIDSASLANKALEVIEAVKLFSFPPEKIEVTVHPQSIIHSMVQCKNGEIFAQASPPDMKNPILNALSFPEVPESFLRPLDFSQIINLEFMPPRTDDFPMLALGFEAAGKGGAYPIAFNVANEEAVDAFIKGKIGFTDLADITQEVLNSDWTMKPSSYEEVYDYENRARAVALARILDRQGYLTE
- a CDS encoding PD-(D/E)XK nuclease family transposase — protein: MSNEKTILNPKTDWVFKLMFSKGEEGNKALISFLNAFLEDSYGKIKKAEIINTELIRDRPSGKTYRLDFLIRTDNGLLVDLEMQQFWKTNYPRRSQMYLMRLASRFLKTEPKEGDFLYAISLSVFGCDVPKNAELVKMPESSIIQYLYVELNELIVYTMKKRLEEYSLKDFWIRFLANYEEDKKSGMLEELCKLEEGIKMAEATLFRVTDEERRMAIELSDEKYRMYVEDERSEARREGLAEGRTAGLAEGQEKGRSIGLAEGSHQAKVEVAKNLLDIGLSIENITKTTGLNREEIEKIN
- the rseP gene encoding RIP metalloprotease RseP, with translation MVKILIGLIILSIMVFIHELGHFIAAKLCGVVVESFSIGWGPVLFKKKKGDTEYRISAIPMGGYCGMKGEKAFQQAIEEKLPAIPKKEGELYGVHPFKRIIIAFAGPFANYISAVLALAIVSAIGSSYYTSSNKIAPVYYYNEADDSPAREADLRMGDVILSINGEKTETFADIVRLIVPEAKEEVTLEIERDGQILTKKLRPKLDPKTGAGIIGFYSFIPLEIDGVKPSSSAELAGLKKGDLITEVNGIEVANTIDLNRALGGISEKTAELGILRDGNKITKTVNLIRTENGIDLGLNIKNIKVEIPGTGFFKSIVNGFVLTHKAFVLTFKSLGLLFKGVDFRQAVSGPVRITHMLGDVAAQGFKAGFLIGLSDILNFVSIISISLFIMNLLPIPILDGGLILFAFIEFIFRRQIHPKVLYYVQFIGIAFIGVVFLFALWGDIGYFLGR